One stretch of Clupea harengus chromosome 2, Ch_v2.0.2, whole genome shotgun sequence DNA includes these proteins:
- the sf3b1 gene encoding splicing factor 3B subunit 1 isoform X2 — MDVMREQHLSKEEKEIRLQMAEKAKSGDLKVVNGSGKEAPAKRKRRWDQTAEPTTPSNGTPKKMSSWDQADAGGETPGHTPGHTPSNSRWDETPGRPKGSETPGATPSSRMWEPTPSHTPAGAATPGRDATPGHGGTTPSARKNRWDETPKTERETPGHGSGWAETPRTDRGDESVGETPTPGASKRKSRWDETPASQMGSSTPLLTPGKTPIGTPAMHMATPTPGHLMSMTPEQLQAWRWEREIDERNRPLTDDELDAMFPEGYKVLPPPAGYVPIRTPARKLSATPTPIGGMTGFHMQTEDRSMKQISDQPSGNLPFLKPDDIQYFDKLLVEVDESTLSPEEQKERKIMKLLLKIKNGTPPMRKAALRQITDKAREFGAGPLFNQILPLLMSPTLEDQERHLLVKVIDRILYKLDDLVRPYVHKILVVIEPLLIDEDYYARVEGREIISNLAKAAGLATMISTMRPDIDNMDEYVRNTTARAFAVVASALGIPSLLPFLKAVCKSKKSWQARHTGIKIVQQIAILMGCAILPHLRSLVEIIEHGLVDEQQKVRTISALAIAALAEAATPYGIESFDSVLKPLWKGIRQHRGKGLAAFLKAIGYLIPLMDAEYANYYTREVMLILIREFQSPDEEMKKIVLKVVKQCCGTDGVEANYIKTEILPPFFKHFWQHRMALDRRNYRQLVDTTVELANKVGAAEIISRIVDDLKDEAEQYRKMVMETIEKIMGNLGAADIDHKLEEQLIDGILYAFQEQTTEDSVMLNGFGTVVNALGKRVKPYLPQICGTVLWRLNNKSAKVRQQAADLISRTAVVMKTCQEEKLMGHLGVVLYEYLGEEYPEVLGSILGALKAIVNVIGMHKMTPPIKDLLPRLTPILKNRHEKVQENCIDLVGRIADRGAEYVSAREWMRICFELLELLKAHKKAIRRATVNTFGYIAKAIGPHDVLATLLNNLKVQERQNRVCTTVAIAIVAETCSPFTVLPALMNEYRVPELNVQNGVLKSLSFLFEYIGEMGKDYIYAVTPLLEDALMDRDLVHRQTASAVVQHMSLGVYGFGCEDSLNHLLNYVWPNVFETSPHVIQAVMGALEGLRVAIGPCRMLQYCLQGLFHPARKVRDVYWKIYNSIYIGSQDALIAHYPLVYNDEKNPFVRFELEYFM; from the exons ATGGACGTCATGAGGGAGCAGCACCTGAGCAAGGAAGAG AAAGAGATCAGGCTGCAGATGGCAGAGAAGGCCAAGTCCGGAGACCTGAAAGTAGTGAACGGCTCTGGTAAAGAAGCCCCTGCCAAGCGCAAGCGCCGCTGGGATCAGACCGCTGAACCCACAACACCCAGCAAtggcacccccaagaaaatgtCCAGCTGGGACCAGGCCGATGCCGGCGGCGAG ACACCgggacacacacctggacacactcCTTCCAACAGCCGCTGGGATGAGACCCCGGGGCGCCCCAAGGGCAGCGAGACGCCCGGCGCCACCCCCAGTAGCCGCATGTGGGAGCccacacccagtcacacaccTGCCGGCGCTGCCACGCCCGGAAGAGATGCCACCCCAGGCCACGGGGGCACCACACCAAGCGCTCGCAAAAACCGCTGGGACGAAAcgccaaagacagagagag AGACCCCAGGCCACGGCAGTGGCTGGGCCGAGACGCCTCGCACAGACAGGGGCGACGAGTCTGTGGGGGAGACGCCCACCCCCGGCGCCAGCAAGAGGAAGTCCCGCTGGGACGAAACCCCTGCCAGCCAGATGGGCTCCTCCACCCCTCTGCTCACGCCTGGAAAAACACCCATCGGCACGCCAGCCATGCACAtggccacccccaccccag GTCACCTGATGAGCATGACCCCAGAGCAGCTGCAGGCCTGGCgctgggagagggagatagatgaGAGGAACCGCCCTCTGACTGACGATGAGCTGGACGCCATGTTCCCAGAGGGATACAAG GTCCTGCCACCACCCGCGGGCTACGTTCCCATCCGCACCCCAGCCCGCAAGCTCTCAgccacccccactcccatcgGGGGCATGACTGGCTTCCACATGCAGACGGAGGACCGCTCCATGAAGCAGATCAGCGACCAGCCCTCCGGCAACCTGCCCTTCCTCAAGCCAGATGACATCCAGTACTTTGACAAACTCTTG GTGGAGGTGGATGAGTCCACTCTGAGCCCAGAGGAACAGAAGGAGCGCAAGATCATGAAGCTGCTGCTGAAGATCAAAAACGGAACACCACCCATGAGAAAG GCTGCTCTGAGGCAGATCACAGATAAAGCTCGCGAGTTTGGCGCGGGGCCTCTCTTCAACCAGATCCTGCCCTTGCTCATGTCTCCCACACTGGAGGACCAAGAGCGCCATCTGCTGGTCAAAGTCATTGATCGCATCCTGTACAAACTGGACGACCTGGTCCGACCATATGTACACAAG ATCCTTGTGGTGATTGAGCCCCTGTTGATTGATGAAGATTACTACGCCAGAGTGGAAGGCAGAGAGATCATCTCCAACTTGGCCAAG GCTGCTGGTTTGGCCACCATGATCTCCACCATGAGGCCAGACATTGACAACATGGACGAGTATGTGAGAAACACCACAGCTCGTGCCTTTGCCGTGGTGGCGTCGGCTCTGGGCATCCCCTCCCTGCTCCCCTTCCTCAAGGCCGTGTGCAAGAGCAAGAAGTCCTGGCAGGCTCGCCACACTGGCATCAAGATTGTCCAGCAGATCGCCATCCTCATGGGCTGTGCCATCCTGCCCCATCTCCGCAGCTTGGTGGAGATCATAGAGCACG GTCTGGTTGACGAGCAGCAGAAGGTGCGCACCATCAGTGCCCTGGCTATCGCTGCTCTGGCTGAAGCTGCAACCCCGTACGGTATCGAGTCCTTCGACTCAGTGCTGAAACCCCTCTGGAAGGGTATCAGGCAACACAGAGGAAAG GGTCTGGCTGCTTTCTTGAAGGCCATTGGCTATCTGATCCCCCTTATGGACGCTGAGTACGCCAACTACTACACCAGGGAAGTGATGCTTATCCTCATCCGAGAGTTCCAGTCTCCTGACGAGGAGATGAAGAAGATTGTGCTCAAG GTGGTGAAGCAGTGCTGTGGCACAGATGGTGTGGAGGCCAACTACATCAAGACGGAGATCCTGCCACCCTTCTTCAAGCACTTCTGGCAGCACAGAATGGCCCTGGACAGGCGCAACTATAGACAG CTGGTAGACACCACAGTGGAGCTGGCTAATAAGGTGGGAGCAGCGGAGATCATCTCGCGTATCGTGGACGACCTGAAGGACGAGGCTGAACAGTACAGGAAGATGGTGATGGAGACCATCGAGAAGATCATGGGCAACCTGGGCGCGGCCGACATCGACCACAAGCTGGAGGAGCAGCTGATCGACGGCATCCTGTACGCCTTCCAGGAGCAGACCACTGAG GACTCTGTGATGTTGAATGGGTTTGGTACAGTGGTCAATGCTCTGGGCAAGCGGGTGAAACCCTACCTGCCTCAGATCTGCGGTACCGTCCTCTGGCGTCTCAACAACAAGTCTGCCAAAGTCCGTCAGCAGGCCGCTGACCTCATCTCACGTACCGCTGTGGTGATGAAGACCTGTCAGGAG GAGAAGCTGATGGGTCATTTGGGTGTGGTCCTGTATGAGTACTTGGGAGAGGAGTACCCAGAGGTACTTGGTAGCATCCTCGGAGCCCTGAAGGCCATTGTCAATGTAATCG GTATGCATAAGATGACCCCGCCTATCAAAGATTTGCTCCCTCGTCTGACTCCCATTCTGAAGAACAGACACGAGAAGGTGCAGGAGAACTGTATCGATCTGGTGGGCAGAATCGCTGACAG GGGTGCTGAGTATGTGTCTGCCCGTGAGTGGATGCGCATCTGCTTtgagctgctggagctgctgaagGCCCACAAGAAGGCCATTCGCAGAGCCACTGTCAACACCTTCGGCTACATTGCCAAAGCCATTgg TCCTCACGATGTGTTGGCCACGCTGCTCAACAACCTGAAGGTGCAGGAACGTCAGAACCGCGTGTGCACGACGGTAGCTATCGCCATCGTCGCCGAGACGTGTTCCCCCTTCACCGTGCTCCCAGCTCTGATGAACGAGTACAGGGTTCCGGAGCTCAACGTGCAGAACGGCGTGCTCAAATCGCTCTCCTTTCTGTTTGAGTACATCGGCGAGATGGGCAAGGACTACATCTACGCCGTCACGCCCCTCCTGGAGGACGCGCTCATGGACAG AGACCTGGTGCACAGGCAGACGGCCAGCGCCGTGGTGCAGCACATGTCCCTGGGCGTGTACGGCTTCGGCTGCGAAGACTCGCTCAACCACCTGCTCAACTACGTGTGGCCCAACGTGTTCGAGACGTCGCCTCACGTCATCCAGGCAGTGATGGGCGCCCTGGAGGGCCTGCGTGTGGCCATCGGGCCGTGCCGCATGCTTCAGTACTGCCTACAG GGCCTGTTCCACCCGGCACGAAAGGTGCGAGATGTGTACTGGAAGATCTACAACTCCATCTACATCGGCTCCCAAGACGCCCTCATAGCCCATTACCCATTGGTCTACAATGACGAGAAGAACCCTTTCGTTCGATTTGAGTTGGAGTATTTCATGTGA